The following are encoded together in the Armatimonadota bacterium genome:
- a CDS encoding iron-only hydrogenase system regulator — protein sequence MSKRVGVIVCIIEDPEQHSDLFNAALHGFTHLIRGRMGCPFHEHGIGVVSLTVVATVDEINELTGRLGNVPGVQAKTAISRREIDD from the coding sequence ATGAGCAAGCGAGTCGGCGTCATTGTCTGCATTATTGAGGATCCGGAGCAGCACTCCGACCTGTTCAACGCTGCCCTCCACGGCTTCACTCACCTCATCCGAGGGCGCATGGGCTGCCCCTTCCACGAGCACGGCATCGGCGTGGTTTCTCTCACAGTGGTTGCCACAGTAGACGAGATCAATGAGCTTACCGGGCGGCTTGGCAATGTGCCGGGCGTGCAGGCCAAGACCGCCATCAGCAGGCGTGAGATCGACGATTGA
- a CDS encoding ABC transporter ATP-binding protein, with translation MLLGLMGGGGGRGWGRRGGSDDALKKTKPLKITDRRMLGWFYTSIAREHWPKIALGVFCMITSASLGLYVPMVMKSIFDDVIQDGRRDLLAGLVYQLLMYQAGSQVLGAARTTIMHLLGQRLVHVLRMQCFSHLVTLGMSYFERERTGDIMSRVSNDVQAVENLVVHATDDMISNIIRVVGTVGFMFYLSWKLAMVALAPLPIFVGCLLIFSHYIRPVFRKIRDELGDINVKLQERISGMLIIKSFAREEDEVRSFEQSSGEYWRANSKSIWMWSTFFPFVSLITSVGMVIMIWYGAELTTTDSRFSSPGTIVAFLAYLQQFYGPVGSLMRVYNTVLNALASMARIFELLDEVPDVADKPDAVELGRVEGAVNIENVSFRYATGENVLQGVSVSAEPGEMVAIVGRSGAGKTTLVNLIPRFYDPYEGRVLIDGHDVRDVTQKSLRRNIGIVLQDTFLFNDTVRNNIRYACPDADDERIIEAAKAAHAHDFISELDEGYDTVVGERGVKLSGGQKQRISIARALLADPRILILDEATSSVDTEAEQIIQRALMNLQVGRTTFVIAHRLSTIRRADKIVVIDEGEIVEQADHESLMARNGLYKEMYTRQFQIEEDWNSASTGLGGGISGPPAGNGPPM, from the coding sequence ATGTTACTTGGGCTGATGGGCGGGGGCGGAGGCAGGGGATGGGGCCGCCGCGGCGGTTCCGATGACGCTCTCAAGAAGACAAAACCACTGAAGATCACCGACCGGCGCATGCTGGGCTGGTTCTACACGAGCATCGCGCGCGAGCATTGGCCAAAGATCGCCCTCGGCGTGTTCTGCATGATCACCAGTGCCTCGCTGGGACTGTACGTGCCGATGGTGATGAAGTCGATCTTTGACGACGTCATCCAGGACGGCAGGCGCGATCTCCTCGCGGGTCTCGTGTACCAACTTCTCATGTACCAGGCCGGCAGCCAGGTTCTGGGCGCGGCGCGGACCACCATCATGCATCTGCTAGGCCAGCGCCTGGTGCATGTCCTGCGCATGCAGTGCTTCAGCCATCTGGTCACCCTTGGCATGAGCTACTTCGAGCGCGAGCGCACCGGCGACATCATGTCCCGGGTCAGCAATGACGTGCAGGCAGTCGAGAACCTGGTGGTCCACGCCACCGATGACATGATCAGCAACATCATCCGCGTGGTCGGCACTGTGGGCTTCATGTTCTATCTGAGCTGGAAACTTGCCATGGTGGCACTGGCGCCGCTGCCCATTTTCGTGGGCTGCCTGCTCATCTTCTCGCACTACATCCGCCCGGTGTTCCGGAAGATCCGCGACGAATTGGGCGACATCAACGTGAAGCTGCAGGAGCGCATCTCGGGCATGCTCATCATCAAGAGCTTCGCTCGGGAGGAGGACGAAGTCAGGAGCTTCGAGCAGAGCAGCGGAGAGTACTGGCGCGCGAACTCCAAGAGCATCTGGATGTGGAGCACCTTCTTCCCCTTTGTCAGCCTGATCACGTCTGTCGGCATGGTGATCATGATCTGGTATGGCGCGGAGCTCACCACAACCGACAGCCGCTTCAGCTCGCCGGGCACCATCGTCGCGTTCCTGGCGTACCTGCAGCAGTTCTACGGCCCGGTGGGCTCGCTCATGCGGGTCTACAACACGGTCCTCAATGCATTGGCGTCTATGGCCCGCATTTTTGAACTGCTGGATGAGGTCCCGGATGTCGCGGACAAACCGGATGCAGTGGAGCTCGGGCGCGTTGAAGGAGCGGTCAACATCGAGAACGTGAGCTTCCGCTACGCAACCGGCGAAAACGTGCTGCAGGGCGTCAGCGTCTCTGCGGAACCCGGCGAGATGGTGGCGATCGTCGGCCGCAGCGGAGCGGGGAAGACCACCCTCGTGAACCTGATACCGCGCTTCTACGACCCATATGAGGGGCGCGTGCTCATCGACGGCCACGATGTCCGGGATGTGACCCAGAAGTCGCTGCGCAGGAACATCGGCATTGTGCTCCAGGACACCTTCCTCTTCAATGACACCGTGCGCAACAATATCCGCTACGCCTGCCCGGATGCGGATGATGAGCGGATCATCGAGGCGGCCAAGGCGGCCCATGCCCACGATTTCATCAGCGAACTCGACGAGGGCTACGACACCGTTGTCGGCGAGCGCGGTGTGAAGCTGTCGGGCGGCCAGAAGCAGCGCATTTCCATCGCCCGGGCGCTCCTGGCCGACCCGCGGATCCTGATCCTGGATGAGGCCACCTCCTCGGTGGATACGGAGGCTGAGCAGATCATCCAGAGGGCATTGATGAACCTGCAGGTCGGGCGCACCACTTTCGTCATCGCCCATCGCCTGTCCACGATCCGGCGCGCCGACAAGATCGTGGTCATCGACGAGGGAGAGATCGTGGAGCAGGCCGACCATGAGTCCCTCATGGCGCGCAATGGCCTGTACAAGGAGATGTACACGCGGCAGTTCCAAATCGAAGAGGACTGGAACTCGGCCTCCACCGGGCTCGGCGGCGGCATCTCCGGCCCACCCGCCGGGAACGGTCCGCCCATGTAA
- a CDS encoding ATP-dependent 6-phosphofructokinase has protein sequence MKIAVLTSGGDAPGMNACIRAVVRCTLNRGWEALGSRYGYNGLVSGELIPLSHNLVSNTIQRGGTVLGAGRCDLFETAEGLTRAAETLRSFGVAGLVAIGGDGTFRGLRELSALWDGLCIGIPGTVDNDATGSDYAIGFDTAVNTALEAIDRIRDTAESYERTFIVEVMGRGSGAIALAAALAGGAEEVCIPETPTDYRALAERLNAGKSAGRASSIIVCAEGDELGGAEGLKQRLQELSDLKFRTCILGHIQRGGAPTARDRILASRLGAYAVQLISEGTGGVVVGEIAGKPATTPLTEVGKATAADKSDAQLIQRLSR, from the coding sequence ATGAAAATCGCGGTCCTCACAAGCGGCGGCGATGCTCCGGGCATGAACGCCTGCATCCGGGCCGTTGTACGCTGCACCCTGAACCGCGGCTGGGAGGCATTGGGCTCTCGCTACGGCTACAATGGCCTGGTGTCCGGCGAACTCATCCCGCTCAGCCACAACTTGGTCTCCAACACGATCCAGCGCGGGGGCACGGTTCTCGGCGCCGGTCGTTGCGACCTGTTCGAGACGGCTGAGGGTCTCACAAGAGCTGCCGAGACACTGCGCAGCTTCGGGGTCGCCGGGCTCGTGGCAATCGGCGGCGACGGGACCTTCCGGGGCTTGCGTGAACTGAGCGCCCTGTGGGATGGACTGTGCATTGGCATCCCGGGCACGGTGGATAATGACGCCACCGGCTCCGACTACGCCATCGGCTTCGACACCGCCGTGAACACCGCCCTGGAGGCCATCGACCGCATCCGAGACACCGCTGAGTCGTACGAGCGCACTTTCATCGTGGAGGTCATGGGGCGCGGGTCAGGGGCAATTGCCCTGGCGGCTGCCCTGGCCGGCGGGGCTGAGGAAGTGTGCATTCCCGAGACGCCCACCGATTATCGCGCACTGGCCGAGCGACTCAATGCGGGTAAATCGGCGGGCCGTGCGAGCAGCATCATCGTTTGCGCCGAGGGCGACGAGCTCGGCGGCGCGGAGGGGCTCAAACAGCGCCTGCAGGAGCTAAGTGACCTGAAGTTCCGCACCTGCATTCTCGGGCATATCCAGCGCGGGGGTGCGCCGACTGCCCGCGACCGGATCCTGGCGTCCCGTCTGGGGGCATATGCCGTGCAACTCATATCCGAAGGCACAGGCGGCGTCGTGGTGGGGGAGATTGCCGGCAAGCCGGCGACCACTCCTCTCACCGAGGTGGGGAAGGCCACTGCCGCTGACAAATCCGACGCTCAGCTCATTCAACGCCTGAGCCGGTGA
- a CDS encoding M20/M25/M40 family metallo-hydrolase encodes MNQAETALIEAVAEDRDRIVDLCRNLCRINTVNPYAGDANACGEKPGQEFLAPILEGLGARVTLFDCPDDIYPRMGVLGPAERNFRDRPNLVAEFDFGGPGPTVIINGHMDTVGVDSMSIDPLAAEVREGRIWGRGTSDCKGGITTAVSALRCLAESGVNLRGRVIFESVVDEECNGSGAGTLACLDAGYVGDVAVFVDGNDDALTLGCSGCLTADLHVEGLEGHAAYGTGVSAIEKALTVKAAIDEFKRDRETARPDARVNLGIFRAGVHPAVVPGSAYLSLNCVYEVDEAAQALERTGVWGAEPIRKSFEALVRAAESADPWLAEHPSRITWVKDLIPFSGPEDMPLAARVETAYSAVTGRLPARRHMLGWSDASYYSALGRIPTVLYGPGVTGKPHSPDEYVEIDNLVRCTQVLALFLLRELD; translated from the coding sequence ATGAACCAGGCCGAAACTGCGCTCATTGAAGCTGTGGCGGAAGATCGCGACCGCATCGTCGATCTATGCCGCAACCTTTGCCGAATCAACACCGTGAATCCCTACGCGGGCGATGCCAATGCATGCGGGGAGAAGCCCGGACAGGAGTTCCTCGCGCCAATCCTGGAAGGCCTGGGCGCCCGCGTCACCCTCTTCGACTGCCCCGATGATATCTACCCGCGCATGGGCGTCCTCGGTCCAGCGGAACGCAATTTCCGAGACAGGCCGAACCTCGTGGCCGAGTTCGACTTCGGTGGGCCCGGGCCAACCGTGATTATCAACGGACACATGGATACGGTTGGCGTCGATTCCATGTCCATCGATCCGCTGGCTGCGGAGGTGCGCGAGGGACGCATCTGGGGACGCGGCACCAGCGACTGCAAAGGTGGTATTACCACAGCCGTGAGCGCCCTGCGCTGCCTGGCAGAGTCCGGGGTGAATCTGCGGGGACGAGTGATCTTCGAGAGCGTGGTGGATGAAGAGTGTAATGGCAGCGGCGCGGGGACCCTTGCCTGCCTGGATGCCGGGTACGTCGGGGATGTGGCGGTGTTCGTGGACGGCAACGATGACGCGCTCACCCTCGGGTGCAGCGGGTGCCTTACGGCGGACCTGCATGTGGAGGGCCTCGAAGGCCACGCGGCATACGGCACCGGCGTCTCGGCCATCGAGAAAGCGCTCACGGTGAAAGCCGCGATCGACGAGTTCAAGCGCGACCGGGAGACTGCGCGGCCCGATGCCCGGGTGAATCTCGGCATCTTTCGCGCCGGCGTGCATCCCGCGGTTGTCCCGGGATCGGCGTATCTGTCACTAAACTGCGTCTATGAAGTCGATGAGGCTGCGCAGGCGCTGGAGCGCACGGGTGTCTGGGGCGCGGAGCCGATCCGCAAGAGTTTCGAAGCGCTTGTCCGAGCGGCCGAATCTGCTGACCCGTGGCTGGCCGAGCACCCCTCCCGCATCACCTGGGTCAAGGACCTGATCCCCTTCAGCGGCCCCGAGGACATGCCTCTGGCCGCCCGCGTTGAGACGGCTTACTCCGCCGTCACCGGCAGGCTCCCCGCGCGCCGGCACATGCTGGGCTGGAGCGACGCATCATACTATTCCGCGCTTGGCCGCATACCCACGGTCCTGTATGGCCCCGGCGTCACCGGCAAACCCCATTCACCAGACGAGTACGTGGAGATCGACAACCTGGTGCGCTGCACCCAGGTGCTGGCCCTGTTCCTGCTGAGAGAGCTTGACTGA
- the hydG gene encoding [FeFe] hydrogenase H-cluster radical SAM maturase HydG, protein MATAELPPRLQQWVDGVIKPEQIERYLDNGKCFIDEAAIWRTLEENRNPDEKRIRDIMDKSLAIQRLDPDELAALLHCNDEDLWQEIYATGLEIKRKVYGRRIVFFAPLYVANLCVNNCAYCGLRRENSAIVRQRLNMDQLRAEVRALVSKGHKRLIMVYGEHPSTDADYIAETIRVAYETKVGNGEIRRVNVNAAPLSIEDFRKLHEVGIGTYQVFQETYHRPTYEKLHPAGTLKGHYLWRLYALHRAQEAGIDDVAIGALFGLYDHRFEAMGLLAHTIDLEKHFNGVGPHTISFPRIEPAVNTPYLENPEYKVPDDQFKKIVAALRLAVPYTGMILTCRETPEMRRDVINVGITQIDAGSNITIGGYQEEQARGEKQQFMLSDSRSLDEVVRELAEQGMITSFCTAGYRCGRTGEYFMKIAKAGKAHCQCMPNAILTFKEYLLDYASPETRAVGEPLIEKEIEQLPIEELRRFVRDAIARIEAGERDVYV, encoded by the coding sequence ATGGCGACCGCGGAACTTCCTCCCAGGCTGCAACAGTGGGTGGACGGAGTCATCAAGCCGGAACAGATCGAACGCTACCTTGACAACGGCAAGTGCTTCATCGACGAGGCCGCCATCTGGCGGACCCTCGAAGAGAACCGTAATCCAGATGAGAAACGCATTCGCGACATCATGGACAAGTCGCTGGCGATCCAGCGGCTGGACCCGGATGAACTCGCCGCGCTCCTGCACTGCAACGATGAGGACCTCTGGCAGGAGATCTACGCCACCGGCCTGGAGATCAAGCGCAAGGTGTACGGCCGGCGCATCGTTTTCTTCGCGCCGCTCTACGTGGCCAATCTCTGCGTCAACAATTGCGCCTACTGCGGCCTGAGGCGGGAGAACAGCGCCATCGTCCGCCAGCGCCTGAACATGGACCAACTGCGGGCCGAAGTGCGGGCTTTGGTGAGCAAGGGCCATAAGCGGCTTATCATGGTCTACGGCGAACATCCCAGCACCGATGCGGACTACATCGCCGAGACCATCAGGGTTGCTTACGAAACCAAGGTCGGCAATGGCGAGATCCGGCGGGTCAATGTGAACGCCGCGCCATTGAGCATCGAGGATTTTCGCAAGCTGCACGAGGTGGGAATCGGCACCTACCAGGTGTTCCAGGAGACCTACCACCGGCCCACGTACGAGAAGCTGCACCCCGCCGGGACGCTCAAAGGCCACTACCTGTGGCGCCTGTATGCCTTGCACCGCGCCCAGGAGGCAGGCATCGACGACGTGGCCATCGGCGCTCTGTTCGGCCTGTATGACCATCGCTTCGAGGCCATGGGCCTGCTTGCGCACACGATTGATCTCGAAAAGCACTTCAACGGCGTGGGTCCGCATACCATCAGCTTCCCGCGCATTGAGCCCGCGGTCAACACGCCGTATCTCGAGAACCCCGAGTACAAGGTGCCTGACGACCAGTTCAAGAAGATCGTCGCTGCGCTGCGCCTCGCAGTGCCATATACCGGGATGATCCTTACCTGCCGTGAGACTCCGGAAATGCGGCGCGATGTCATCAACGTGGGCATTACCCAGATCGACGCCGGGTCGAATATCACCATTGGCGGGTACCAGGAGGAACAAGCGCGCGGGGAAAAACAGCAATTCATGCTCTCCGACAGCCGCTCACTGGATGAGGTAGTGCGAGAACTGGCCGAGCAGGGCATGATCACCTCCTTCTGCACCGCAGGCTATCGCTGCGGACGCACCGGCGAGTACTTCATGAAGATCGCCAAGGCCGGCAAGGCTCACTGCCAGTGCATGCCCAATGCGATCCTGACCTTCAAGGAGTACCTGCTGGATTACGCCTCGCCCGAGACTCGCGCGGTGGGCGAGCCGCTGATCGAGAAAGAGATCGAGCAGTTGCCTATCGAGGAGCTGCGCCGGTTCGTCCGCGACGCCATCGCCCGTATTGAGGCCGGAGAACGCGATGTCTACGTCTGA
- a CDS encoding OsmC family protein yields the protein MAFDAALPTGHTIVLDASEDHGGQNLGPRPMHVMLIALAGCTGMDVISFLRKMRQNVTGYQVKVEGIRRDEDPKVYTDITITHVVSGDIEESKLKRAIDLSSETYCSAQAMLRAVAKIEVKWEIVKG from the coding sequence ATGGCCTTTGATGCCGCACTGCCCACCGGGCACACCATTGTCCTCGATGCTAGCGAAGACCATGGCGGGCAGAATCTCGGACCAAGGCCGATGCACGTCATGCTCATCGCCCTGGCAGGCTGCACAGGGATGGATGTCATCTCATTCCTGCGCAAGATGCGCCAGAACGTCACCGGGTACCAGGTGAAGGTGGAGGGCATCCGCCGCGACGAGGACCCCAAGGTGTACACCGACATCACCATCACCCACGTGGTCTCCGGGGACATTGAGGAGAGCAAGCTGAAGCGGGCGATTGATCTGTCCAGCGAGACCTATTGCTCGGCCCAGGCGATGCTGCGCGCGGTGGCGAAGATTGAGGTGAAGTGGGAGATCGTCAAGGGCTGA
- a CDS encoding class I SAM-dependent methyltransferase, whose protein sequence is MIDSCMVCGGTSMRYWDTHKGIDVFICESCGHGVSDMPPGLSDEAGEIYDGEYYTAMSYDRKWRFRVGRAARWIRYMMELRRPPGHSLDIGCSLGYYMAAARRLGWTPHGTDISQHALQVSRERGMDVFFSTHPDEFPEDLPPLDIVTAAQVVEHFPDPIDYLKALKGRMAPGGLIYIQIPNFMKLIRQGPQTPYVGPPEHVHFFTLDTAHAVLEKSGWELVRPPVVRPSTIRWRLWMWIPELLYEMPREIFREPYTRNGKLSNMHLFARAV, encoded by the coding sequence ATGATCGACAGTTGCATGGTATGCGGCGGTACCAGTATGCGTTACTGGGACACCCACAAGGGTATCGATGTGTTCATCTGCGAGAGCTGTGGCCACGGGGTGTCCGACATGCCCCCGGGCCTTTCGGATGAAGCCGGGGAGATCTACGACGGCGAGTATTACACCGCGATGAGCTACGATCGGAAGTGGCGATTTCGAGTGGGTCGCGCTGCTCGCTGGATTCGTTACATGATGGAACTGCGGCGCCCACCGGGGCATTCTCTGGACATCGGCTGCTCCCTGGGTTACTACATGGCGGCAGCTCGGCGGCTTGGCTGGACCCCCCACGGCACCGATATATCCCAACACGCGCTCCAGGTGAGCCGGGAGCGTGGCATGGACGTCTTCTTCTCCACGCACCCGGACGAATTCCCGGAAGATCTGCCGCCGCTGGATATTGTCACCGCGGCGCAGGTGGTCGAACACTTCCCCGACCCCATCGACTACCTGAAAGCGCTCAAGGGCAGGATGGCGCCCGGGGGTCTGATCTACATTCAGATACCCAACTTCATGAAGCTCATCCGGCAGGGGCCTCAGACACCGTACGTGGGCCCACCCGAACACGTTCACTTCTTCACTCTCGACACGGCCCACGCAGTCCTGGAGAAGTCCGGTTGGGAGCTGGTCCGCCCGCCAGTCGTTCGCCCGTCCACTATCCGCTGGCGACTTTGGATGTGGATTCCGGAACTACTTTACGAGATGCCCCGAGAGATCTTCCGCGAGCCGTACACCCGCAACGGGAAGTTGTCCAACATGCACCTGTTCGCACGGGCCGTTTGA
- a CDS encoding DUF1559 domain-containing protein: MRRDGFTLIELLVVIAIIAILAAILFPVFAQAREKAQQASCQSNLKQIGLAMSMYQNDYDGYNHPCSASHPQARANGNSWTTGAAGCGWYWGHYYEPYAKNQQIWRCPSSKTIQANYGYGLNSYAEGNRLRMWSVEKPAEFVLAHDAGETRLDDNGDTLCPAAGQTTNLTQYPNEAQRKEWWRHNDTCNVLWADGHVKPLTRSSSYPREWYTG; the protein is encoded by the coding sequence ATGCGCAGAGACGGCTTCACCCTGATCGAACTGCTGGTTGTCATCGCGATCATCGCGATACTCGCCGCAATTCTCTTTCCGGTCTTCGCGCAGGCTCGCGAGAAGGCGCAGCAGGCCTCGTGCCAGAGCAATCTGAAGCAGATCGGCCTTGCGATGTCCATGTACCAGAATGACTACGACGGCTACAACCACCCATGCAGCGCCTCGCACCCACAGGCGCGCGCCAACGGGAACTCGTGGACGACCGGTGCGGCCGGCTGTGGATGGTACTGGGGACACTACTATGAGCCGTACGCGAAAAACCAGCAGATCTGGCGCTGCCCGAGCTCCAAGACTATTCAGGCAAACTACGGATACGGTCTGAACTCCTACGCTGAGGGCAATCGGCTGCGGATGTGGAGTGTGGAGAAGCCCGCCGAGTTTGTCCTGGCCCATGACGCAGGCGAGACGAGGCTCGACGACAATGGTGATACCCTCTGCCCGGCTGCCGGTCAGACCACCAACCTCACCCAGTACCCGAACGAAGCGCAGCGCAAGGAATGGTGGCGGCACAACGATACGTGCAACGTGCTGTGGGCTGACGGCCACGTGAAGCCACTCACCCGGTCCTCCAGTTACCCCCGCGAGTGGTACACGGGATAG